The window ttgcatgcaagaattaaaaaggaactcaccaatgcatgtaatgCTACTACTCATCTAGTCGCCAAGCATGCATGCACTGCAAATTAATGCATCAATTTAGTttgggtagttttgtaaagtacgagatacattcctccactCACCATATGCCTTGTTTGATGAGATTtcagatttgagccctataaaccggaaaggagggagtagtatgagTCAACAGCTAAAATTAATGTTTATGGAAGTTATCACTTTCTAACATGGGTTCATGCGTACGCGTCACAATATGAGAAACCTTCCACCCACTACCTTGATTCTTGAAACTTCTCATTAATAGAGCATGGAAAAAGGTCACATTTGTTGGTGCTCTATCAGTTGGATGATGCTCATGACGAACCGGTCAGTAAATTTTAGAAGGATGTCATAGTTTCTCTGAGGGGCACCAACAAATGTGACCTTTTTCTCATTTTAATTCCTAATTAATTAATGCGTCGTTTTGATGTTTCCTGTGAAGAAATACAACTCCTACGTTATTTGCGTCCATCCTTCCTTGTCTACTGGTTTAAGTGATACCGTTTCAAATATAACACATCTCTTCTGGTGTTCTCTCTCCTCATTTTAAGCTCACATGTACACAACCAAGCCTTACCAGTGTATATTCATGTTCTTTATATGGTCATATAATTGGTGTTGGTGGTCTGTActttttactccctccgtcccataatataggaCGTTTTTTTatactagtgtagtgtcaaaaaacgtcttacattatgggacggagggagtagaatttGTTGGTCGAACCTAAATTTGTACCATCTGCAGGTGCCAGCAGAACATGAATAACTTAACAATATCATTTGCTCACAAGTTCACAAAGCTTCAGGTTCTCACTCTTCGCCAAATCAAACCTCAGCTTGAAGACAGTGCAGTAGAGGCTGTTGCCAACTACTGTTATGATCTTCGTGAGCTAGACCTCAGCCGAAGTTTCCGGCTTAGTGACCGTTCATTGTATGCGCTGGCCAACGGATGTCCTCGGCTTACAAAACTGAACATCAGTGGGTGTTCCAGTTTCAGTGACAGTGCCTTAATCTACCTTAGTTGCCACTGTAAAAACCTGAAGAGCTTAAATCTTTGTGGATGTGGAAAGGCAGCCACTGATGAATCCTTGCAGGTATTTCGCTTAACCCAGGATTTTCTTAGCATGTACTCATGAACTTCTGTTTAATAATCTGTGAAAATCTTGATGCAGGCCATAGCCCAAAACTGTGGGCACCTGCAATCTTTGAACCTAGGTTGGTGTGACAGTGTCACAGATGAGGGGGTTACCAGCTTGGCATCAGGCTGCCCTGATCTCAGGGCCCTGGATTTGTGTGGCTGTGTTCTTATAACAGGTAATTACCACACATACGATTTTTTCTTTGGATAACCTATTGCTCTTCATTGACTGGTTCTTTGGATAACCTATTGCTTTTCATTGATTGATGAGAAGCAAAGCTGCTGGTACGTTTGTTTCTGTTAAGTGGTAATCTTCTAGGTTGTACTTTTGGGTATGAAAATAGCACTTCTGAAGCACCTGGGTTGCTGTGCTGTACATGATTTTGAGATGCTTTCAACCAACTGTTAGTATTTATACTTTCTGAAAGCCACTGGAAAACCAATAGGAGCCAAGATAATGATATTTTGTTTTGTGTCACTCTTTCAGAACTTAGACAAGCGCTAATTGTACCCGATCTTTCACTGCAGACGAGAGTGTTATTGCTCTAGCAAGCGGGTGCCCCTACCTGCGATCTTTGGGCCTGTACTACTGCCAGAACATCACCGACCGAGCCATGTACTCCCTCGCAAACAGCTGCGTGAAGAGCAAACGAGGGAGGTGGGGCACCCcgcggagcagcagcagcagctcgaAGGACGTCGACGGGCTGGCGAACCTGAACATCAGCCAGTGCACGGCCCTGACGCCTCCGGCGGTCCAGGCGGTGTGCGACTCCTTCCCGTCGCTCCACACCTGCCCGGAGAGGCACTCCCTCATCATCAGCGGCTGCCTCAGCCTGACTAACGTCCACTGCGCCTGCGGCCTCCAGCGCCACCGCGCCGGAAGCGCCCTGCAGGCCACCAGCCATGCGTACTGAGGATGCGCGCGCTCTTGATTCCGGCGAACGCCGTGTGCCTCGTGGGGGGAGGTTTGGTCCCGGCCTGGAGAAGACGTGTATATAAACTCGGAACCTGGAAATGTAATGTTGTAGTAGGACTATTGTATTATATCATGAGGACTCGATGCGGCCATGGAGTGCCAAATGGCTGGAGGGTTGCATGCTCTGCCATGCCATTCTTGAAACTGGCaagaaattgcatgctatgtatgtatgtggTGGATTTCAATGAAGGACCTGTCGGTTGATTCTGGGGATCAGTAGCTAGTTTGCAGCTTAGGGTAATGTCGGCAGAAACTGGTTGCAGCTTAGTCTGCGTATCGATTGATGCTCAAAACAAAGTTCCCAAAGGGGGGCAGGTCGGTTGAGAATTCAGGATTCTTGCTGACGAAGATATCGCTGAACATTTGGTGGCAAATGATATGGCTGATTCAAAGTTTATTTATTTATGATTGAATCGCTTCAGCATCAGAATTTCTTCTAAGTTTTGGTTATGCCTCGGGATATTCGGTGTGCTGGGTAACTCACAAAGGAGAGTTGCAAAACCCATTTGTCTTTTGATGAAAGGGCaagaagccaaacatgcagagtgAGGAGTGGGAGAAAAGGTGAAGTGCCGTTTCTCGATGGCAGCACCAAAGAGGACGATGTGGGTGATCTGCCACGCCGGCCGCAAAGCTATCCAGGACGAAATATTTCAGTCTCCTCTATAAGTGCACTCTTTTGTTCAGAACTACTACTTGGGGGGTATGTAAGCAATGGAGTTGAACGAGAGGATGAGAACAGGGGTTCCGTCGCTGTGGTTGCTAGTAGAAATTAACCGGTTCATTGGTGCTTCAGCGATCATGTATGAGGGGAAAACCGGTTCCGGGACACTGGAAGTTCTAAGCATGCAGGGAAGCGCTAAGCCTGGCAGAGTACATCCTCGCAAGTCAAATTGTGGTTGCAAGAGACTGTCTGGCAGCTTTGTCTCCTTTTCCCCCCGATAAATGGCGCTTTTATTATCTCAAAATGTAGCATCAAGTGGATACAAAATATTGTGAACCTATTCATTAAATGGACTTTTCCCTTACCTCTCATCAGCTTCCCTTTCCCTCGccggtgcagtgccatctggatacctcataaataaatcaagcAGGCCGGCTAGTAAGCGATCCCGAGGGGCTATCTTCTCTCCCATGCTGGTGCCTTGCTTAACTCAAGTATAAAGTGGAAATGAAAGCCAAAATCCGGGGTGATAAAATTCCATTTGAATCTTGAGATCCAAGAAGAAGGATAGCTTCATGAGTTCGTTCTGACTCCTAGCTTAGCTGGAAAGCTTTTGCTTGTATCTGGCAGTGGGTGTAACATCCATCATACTCAAACAGAAGAAGGTTTGCTTATCTAGCTCCAAGGCAGTTATAATCATTTACAGAACCAGGGTTTGCACCTACTGAGGAGGAGAAAGGGCCGACGACTCTTTCTCCTCTACGTTCGTGAAAAGCTAGTATGCTCGCGGAAATCGTCTAAAGGAAACTACTCGCTAACTCGCTAACAAGACGGACTTCTTCCTCTGGCTCTGCCAGGCTATGCTGCTCGACCACTCGGCCTCTACATAaataggatgcacacagccaaggCAGCTTTGTCTCCTGGCAGGTACTTTTCCTTTTTTGCAAATTGTCTCCTGGCAGGTACTTCTAATCTAGCCGATTCCTCAAAATTTAGCCCCTCAACCCTTAACTAATTGAGGAGTTAAATGAAAACAATTTCTAGTCGAACTTCTAAAACTTACTACACTGGTTGTAATAACATCTCATATTATAAGATGGAGTGAGTAACTCCCTAATTTTTTTCTGGCCAATCCTTCTACATATTGGTTTACATACGCCATTCCAGTTGCATATTTGCACTCATATTAAATCCAAAATTGGTACTAATTAAGGTTCACACAATTTGCAAACATTACAAGTTCAAAACTTATGAATTTAATTATACAAATTCAAACACACGAAAGAGTCCTAATGGAGCCCCGCCCCCGCGTCGCCAGGTGCGGGCTACACGGGGGAAACCTCGACCACTGGCAGAAGCCCCGCCCTCCACCACCTCCGCTGCTTCGTCGCTGCCAGAGGGCCGGCCGGGGAACCCACGCTGCGCCTggggatggcggcggcggggcggtttTTTGGCCTCCCTGGCACCGGAGGCCCCTTCCCCACTTCCCCAAATCTGATCTGGCGCACGACGGCCTTCCCCTCCTCCAACAGCCGCCCTCTCCCCTGCCGgtccggcgcggcggcgcggtCACGCCCTTGGTTCTCCCCCTGCCCACCCTTGCCTCCTCCGTCGGCGCAGCCCTTCTTCTCCGCGCTGCtgttcggggggggggggggggggtatgcgCAAGGCTCTTGGATGGAGGTGGCCGGGCTGGCCGAGGCTTGGCCCTGCCCCGTGCATGCCACTCTCCGTCACTGGCGGCGTCTTCTCCGAGCTACGGTGCCAACATCTGCAAGTGTGAGGTCACGGATGTCTTTCTTGGCAGGGGTTGAAGCTTCACGGTGGATCCTTGTCGGCTCCGCTCCGGTCCCGGCGGTCACGGACCTGCGTTCTCCGGTGTCCATGGCATGTTGGCGTCCTACCGGCGCAGTTTCGGCCCTGACGCTTGGGTTGCTGCGTCCCTTCCAGCTTCTTTGGCTCGTCGGTTTCTGGCTACTCCGTCCTAGGCAGCTCAGAACTGCGCTCCCCTTTCGGTTCCTGGCTTGTCGACGGCGCCTGTCGCCACCCTACCCATCCGCGTCGGCTCTCTACCTTGCTGCCTCCCCGACCCCATCCTCCTACACGCCATGTCGGCTCCAAAGCTCGTGTTTTTCCGGCGGCAGATGCAGGCCCACCCCTTCCCCCCTATTGAGGTGGCGATCGATCGGCGGGCGGTCTTCCTCGTCTTCAGTTCCTCACTTGGTGGCTATGGGATTGCACGGATACAGGCTTGGCAAAATCCATGCTCGGCTTGCCGATGCTGCAGCGGCGACACTCGTGGGTgtccttttccttgttggaggcACTGCCATGGCCTCTCAACGTgccccttgatacgtctccaacatatctataatttatgaagtattcatgctattatattatccttctaggatgttttatatgcatttatatgctattttatatgatttttgggactaacctattaacctagagcccagtgccagtttttgttttttccttgtttttggtatcgcagaaaaggaaaaccaaacggagtccaattgacctgaaacttgacggagcttatttttggaccagaagaaggccatggagtaaaagagttgggccagaagagtcccgggctgcccacgagggtgggaggcacgcccaccccctgggcgcgccccctacctcgtggacagcccggagaccccccctgacttgttctcgacgccaaaacctcttatatatacagaaacctccagaacataacctagaccgggagttccgccgccgcaagcctctgtagccaccaaaaaccaatcgggaccctgtttcggcaccatgccggagggggggatccctcaccggtggccatcttcatcatcctggcgctctccatgacgaggagggactagttcaccctcggggctgagggtatgtaccagtagctatgtgtttgatctctctctctctctctctctctctctctctctctctctctctctcgtgttcttgaggtggtatgatcttgatgtatcgcgagctttgctattatagttggatcttatgatgtttctcccccctctactctcttgtaatggattgagttttccctttgaagttatcttatcggattgagtctttaaggatttgagaacacttgatgtatgtcttgcatgtgcttacctgtggtgacaatgggatattcacgtgatctacttgatgtatgttttggtgatcaacttgcgggttcagtgaccttgtgaacttatgcataggggttggcgcacgttttcgtcttgactctccggtagaaactttggggcactctttaaagttctttgtgttggttgaatagatgaatctgagattgtgtgatgcatatcgtataatcatacccgtggatacttgaggtgacatcggagtatctaggtgacattaggggtttggttgatttgtgtcttaaggtgttattctagtacgaactctatgatagatcgaacggaaagaatagcttcgtgttattttactacggactcttgaatagatcgatcagaaaggataactttgaggtggtttcgtaccctacaataatctcttcgtttgttcgcCGCTATTAGTGagtttggagtgactctttgttgcatgttgagggatagttatatgatccaattatgttattattgttgagagaacttgcactagtgaaagtatgaaccctaggccttgtttcctagcattgcaataccgtttgtgctcacttttaccattagttaccttactgtttttatattctcagattacaaaaatctatatctaccatccatattgcacttgtatcaccatctcttcgccgaactagtgcacctatacaatttaccattgtattgggtgtgttggggacacaagagactctttgttatttggttgcagggttgtttgagagagaccatcttcaacctacgcctcccacggattgataaaccttaggtcatccacttgagggaaatttgctactgtcctacaaacctctgcacttggaggcccaacaacgtctacaagaagaatgttgcatagtagacatcaccccTCTTCGAGCTTCGGGGGAAACTCTAGGTTCGATTCGTCGGGTCGGAGTCGGATGGCGACGGCGTCACAATGCCgtttcccttcttgaaggcgccatCTTGCTTGCTCGCGGTGTCCTCAGTGTTGGCTCTGAAGATGTTCGTTGTTGTGCTCATTCGGTCTGCCTCTCGAGTTTTAGGCTTGGTGGGTTTTGTTGTGTCTTTTCCATGTTCGGGCTGAGCATCCCTCTCTCTGCTCTGGGTTCCATGCTTATGTGTTGTACCCTCTATTGTACT is drawn from Aegilops tauschii subsp. strangulata cultivar AL8/78 chromosome 1, Aet v6.0, whole genome shotgun sequence and contains these coding sequences:
- the LOC109743063 gene encoding F-box protein SKP2A, with product MVSARSVDRQLDACFSNLMVSSGGGRGQAETGGAVPMLSGWKDLPMELLMRIISVAGDDRIVVVASGVCTGWRDALGWGVTNLSLSWCQQNMNNLTISFAHKFTKLQVLTLRQIKPQLEDSAVEAVANYCYDLRELDLSRSFRLSDRSLYALANGCPRLTKLNISGCSSFSDSALIYLSCHCKNLKSLNLCGCGKAATDESLQAIAQNCGHLQSLNLGWCDSVTDEGVTSLASGCPDLRALDLCGCVLITDESVIALASGCPYLRSLGLYYCQNITDRAMYSLANSCVKSKRGRWGTPRSSSSSSKDVDGLANLNISQCTALTPPAVQAVCDSFPSLHTCPERHSLIISGCLSLTNVHCACGLQRHRAGSALQATSHAY